ATGACTTTTAATATGTCTACAGAAAGccttaccaaaaaaaaaaaaaattctacagAAAACGACGAAACTTCTTTTAAGTTCACAAAGAAGACTAAACCccatatcaaaatatcaaaacttgTTTAAGGCATCATTTTCATTACTAAATTTCTTTGAAAAGAGATTATCTCAAGTACATATCCATGTTAATAAGTCAAACATGTCATCATGCAGGCTAGTTCAGCAAACAGTCAAACACACCACTATTTAGAAGCCAAAAAGTTATAGTAGCATATGTGTCCAGCACATTAAGCACAGATTCAAAGATCCTTGTCGACTTGCACCGTTTGCTTAATATCTACAACcgtaaatggaaaaaaaaagtaacaaagaCATGAATTTGATAGATCTTCAAAGGATTACTTCAAGAATAATCAAACCCCAAAAATAACGGGGCACCTTTAAGAATGTTCTGATTACTGGTTTTCCTCTCCCCTTCTAGCCATTCTCTTTAAGGTAATCTTCCAACATAAGTGGAGCCAAATCTTTTAACGGGTTCTGCAGATTAATTAATCATGTAATTTCTGGTCATAAACTGAACCTAAATAATCCCATTAAAGTTTATGAAAAactgatggtccacgaatgcacaacttatgttatatttaagcTAGACAAGAGAGTTAATAAGAAgataaacaacaagaacaatgacaagttcaattgtaataaatcaatgcaagtataatcatatgtatcattgattaaacgatgaatacatggtcgatcttacaaacttgacttataagaatacaaaagaacaaagtaattgctaagtctagacacactataaacttgaacaattacaagtgacacacactttcaaggtggctaacacacttgatacaatgcggctgtgttgctttatatagagggagaattagggcaacacaaccttcctttgatggtgatagatagtggttgtcgacatcccattggctccttgtactttcATGCAggagcccttgtcttctttaccaaatcaGGTATCCCAACTGTACCTTAGTAATATGAGGTATGTtgcagttggaagaaccaccatgttactcttgtcttcatatggtttgaaaacttcccgccatgacaaacatttgggcaacatccaacccgctgaagagcgtcactggactcgctgaagacttgctgacgTCATACGTCAGCGATCAAGTCttgtcagcgaatccaagacttaaCAAAAACAAACCAAGCTTACGGTCATGTAAATTGGTCCATTATAACCACAAACTCCAGTGAAATATCGAAAAGCTCCAATATAATCCAAGTGACTACAAAATGAGACCCATACTAATGATACAAACGTCGTTCATGAGCTACTGGCCGATAACAAAGTGTATGCTCACTCATACACATGTACAACCACCTTCAAATAAATGCCAAAAACCATTGTTACATTCGTACCAGCATTCCTTTGGCAACAATTCATACTAATCACCACAACCATCAGGTTtatgcaaaaaaataaataaatagaaaaacaaCAGAAACCGATGGCTAACATCCACTTACCTTCATTCCATAGACCGAATAGAAAACAAAGCTTCGTTTACACTTAGCTTTCAAATCATTCTTCAAGGGCTCCAACTAAAACACATAACTCGCATTCCgattcttttcttctttttttgccATTGCCTCTTCatccaatttcattttcttctttttgcttTTCTTCGCTCTCATCATCCTATAACcatcaattcattcaaaatttcaaatacaAAACACACAACCACTTTACGTTGCGTTTTGGATTTCTTGTTTGAAGGCATAATACAATACAGTTTCATGTCGTCTTGGTGCAAGAATAAGAGATGAAAGAAACTTGACCTTTTATTcacaatattaaattaaattgtgCACAACTCCTTGTTGTCCAGAGCATTAGTTTAACGTCATCTTTTGGGATAATAtaagaaacaaacaaacaaaaaaaagaaggatGAAAAAATGTGATTCGAAGAAAACTTTTGGGATGAAGAGGGCTAAACAAAACttaatttttgaagaaaactcAATTGGCACGGAGTGGTGATACAGAACATATTAAAACATGTAAAAGAAGGatctataaattttattaaaataataattataaacaaaaaaaaaagaaaaataacagtTAAGGTTCGTAGGTTATGAGGGATGGTGATGGGGGGAGAGAAGGTCCGAGATGTTGTCGCCGTTGAGAGGTGATCGTGGAATTGTCATAGCGGCGGAGGGGATGGGGATCGCATaatgtattgtttgtgtgtgCTTTTTGATGTGTGAAGGGTATTAGAATTAGGGGGGAATTGCATATATCCCCAAATATGCATCCATAATTACAAAAATCCccaattaaaaactaaaataacatatttacccaGACTTATTTTTAGGTATGGATTTGACAGTAATACCCTCTTACTAATTGGGCGCCAAAACAAAGAAATCCCGCCGATTAATGGACTGGGTTCTCTAACTCCTCCCTACAATTTATCATTGTTTCTAATTAttatcacatattcacattgTGCTCTTAATCACCGACCTACATCCTCACTGTAAGTTTTCATTTTCCTCTTTCACAAAGTATTATTCCATTATTATTTCTCATATCATTATGTTATATTTCTACTATTGAAAGGTTGATTCATGTGCTAATTAAGTGATCAAACTTTCTATTAGAAGTTTGAAGAATGATTCTAATCTTATTATAATAGATTGAcgatgtgttttttttagttatcagatgatataattaatttaaatatatcatcTTTATTAGTACTCGATATATTTAGTTAAGCAAAGATCAACATTTTTTTCTCATCTAGTGTGATTCTTTAGTGATCAGTGATTTTTAGCAACTAGTGatttttttatcattatgtTCATGATTGTGAAGGTTATTAACACTTGATATAGTAGCCTTATTTCCTGTCCAGAGCCATTTGAGATGGATGATTCGTTAGATTTTGATCTTCATGACTCTTCAAAACCAAGATGGGAGAATATGACTGAATCGCCTATACTCGAGTATGATATGTCATATGTCATTATTTTCTTATGTACTTATACTTGTTTCGTATAAACTAATTGGTTTGAAGGGTTTTATTTCCATCCCAGTAGCATCAAAATACGAGCTAAAGTTAAAATATGGAGGCTACTTTCGATTAGCCAAGAACTCACACAAGAAAAGATATTGCTTTGGGTTTCAGAAATCTATCTTCATGGATACAAGCTCATATACCCTCGAGGATCTTACCGAAGAGGTGAGAAACCGATATACATCAAAGAGAGATTCAACGGTGTTCATTCTCTTTATTGACAAGTATGCGGTAGATCAATCTTTTATTATGTTGGATTCCAATGAGAACTTCAAGGGGATGCTTAGTATGTACGACAATGAGAAAGCAGTAACCATTTTTTAACAACAGATCATACTAATCTTGGAGTTACAGCAGTACAAAAAAGGTACAAAAATTGTTGTTATATCTTACTATATTATGTGGTGAACTCAATGAACAAAATTCAGTTAGTAATTTCATTCATACAGGGGTGAAGATGAAGTTACCGGTGAACCatatgaagatgatgattcTGATCAGTGTCCAAGTGAAGAAAGTTATCATAGTCGTCTAAGTTCAGACATTGAGGATGACCGACTTAATTATGAAGGTGAAACTTATTCGAATGTTAAGAGAAATTCAACTATGAAAGTGTATTCAAGATTTTCAAATGTCATTGATTTTAGAAGAGCCTTGAACCATCATGCAATAACAAATGAGTTTGACTACTTCATTGAAAAAAGTGAACCGACACGATTCACTGCAAGGTGTATAAACATGGAGTGTGGCTGGAAAATTCATGCTAGTCTCATGGAAGATGGAATTACCTTTCAAGTACGTATATAACTTGGCATAAATTTATATGTTCAACATGCTTGTATATGGTCAAAATGAATTATTGTTGCTATTTTGTTGGTCAAAAAATTGGTAGAAGAACATTCCTGTATTCGTAGCAACAAGGCAGGTAATAGGCGTGCAACTCAAGGATGGATTGCTAATATCGTTACAGATAAGCTGAAATCTGATGGGGATGTTGGTGTTCCAGATCTTATGAAGTGGATTTCAAAAACATACAATGTAGAGCTACCATGCCATAAAGTCTTTAGAGGGAAAGAACAAGCTTACACTGATGTATATGGGAAATGGGAGGACTCATTCGTAATGATAGATGATTTCAAGGAGGAACTACATGCTAGGGACCCGAGAAGTGTTGTTGATATTGAATTTGAAAAGGATGGTGACAAGAAACGTTTTCTacgtttttttatatcatttgcAGCTTGCTCGACGGGCTTTCTTGTTGGTTGTCGTCCTAACATTAGCCTTGATGCTTGCCATTTGAAAGGGAATTTCAATGGTGTCTTAGCCGCTGCAACAGCTATAGATGGTAACAACTCTATTTTTCCGGTAGCCTATGGTGTACTTGAATCGGAGAATACAAAATCTTGGACATGGTTTCTTGAGTTACTAGAAAGAGCAATTGGGACGCCAAATGGTCTTGTTATTTCATCCGACATGCAAAAAGGTTTAGAAGTAGCCATTACACAAGTTTATCCTAACATTGAGCATAGAGAATGTATAAGGCACTTATATAGCAACTTGAAGAGGCATTTTCATGATGACTTCTTCTACTTTAAGCTATGGGGTGCTGCAATAGCTTACTGTGTTAATGACCATGACAGATTACTCGACGAAATTGATGTTGTACGTAAAGAGGCGATCACATATCTCAATGATAACCATAATAAGATATGGAGTCGATGCAAGTTTGGCACAACGTCTAAATGTGATTACATAACTAATAATATCTCTGAATCATTTAATTCTTGGGTAGGTGATTTGCGCTATCGCCCTGTTCTTGATCTCCTTGATGCCATTAGGGAAAAGCTTATGAAACGCTTTGATAAGAAAAGGAGAAATGTAAAAAAGTGGAAAGGCTCGTTAGTTCCTATGGCTAAGAACTATGTCAGAACTATCACCAAGGTAATGGGAGCAAGTTAAAGCTTTCATATCTAATTTAACCTCCAATCTCATATGCAAATATGTAACAGTaacttgttttcatttttattgtagAACTTAGGTGAATATGCAGTAAGTAGAAGCAGTGACAATCGAGCTGAAGTGACATACAAAGGAAAAAGATGGGATGTTACACTAGATGAGAAAAAATGCTCTTGTTGAGTTTGGCAAGTTAAAGGTCTTTCGTGTGATCATGCAACAGCTTTCATTACTTCCATACGAGATAATAATTGGGACAAATATGTTGACCCATATTTTACAGTTGAAAGTTATAAGAAAGCATATGCACTCGAAATTGCTACGATTCCTACAAAAGATCATTGGGTGCATATAGAAACACAAGAGATGATATATCCACCTAGTATCAAACGTCCGCCTGGACGACCAAGAAAGAACCGAATTGTACCACATGATGAGCCAAAAAAAAGACATAGATGTCAGAGGTGTAATGAGTATGGACATCATGCCAAAAAATGCAAGAATTCTGAATCTCAAAGTTCTAATCAAAGTCACTCATCCACCAATAAAAGGTTAGCCAAatttaatatagttgttataaAAATCTTCATAGTTTTAGAATCCtaattttctttgatttttcaGGAGAAGAAATAAGAATGTTGAGGATTCTGGAGTAAATTTTAAAGCTAAATCATCTAAAATTAAGTGAATAGGTTTGCTGATATCGTTTTGTCTATTGGTAAATGGATATTCTTGTGAACATTTGGtttcaaaattgttttttgGTGGATTTTTTGATCATTTTGTTCATGAGTGATGGTTTATTATTTGCGTTATTGTCAAGCTATTTATTGGTGGTATTGGTGGATTTTTCTATCATTTGGTTCTGAAGCTATTATTGGTtattttgttgttgatgaatttgAAGTTTAGCAATTAATATTGTACGAGAGTTTACCTGCGCAATTTTTGAAATGAAGTGTGAAATAAAAAAGGGCATAATGGTCATGATATAAAATCTGTTTGATGAAATAGATGGAAATGGATAATTATGtggtttaaaagaaaataatgggtaaatatgttattatagaTGCATATTTGGGGATATATGCAATTCCCCCTAGAATTAGAAGGGATGAAAAATTATTGGGTTATTGTGAGCGTGTGTGAGTTTGTGAGAAGTTGAATATTTAGGGGTAATCTGGGTATCTCAAGATCTTAATTTAGTAAGGGAGGGGTGTTAATCTCCTCTGTAAAAGAGtatagatgtagatatagatatagatatagaactAGAACGGAGTATACATTTGTAGGGTTGCTCATTGACtcttttatggttttaaataAATGAAGGGCATTGGTGTTGAAAAATGAATGTTAAAGGGTTACGAAAGAAAATATGCGATTCCAATAATTGTGGAATAAACTAACCCAATATacaatattttgaaattttgacttttgtccATGTATTAATATGATTGCTTAGTTTCGTCATGAAACGTATTTGGATAGGTTAAATCATTTCTAAATGTTTAACTTATTATCGTGACACTTTCATTCTTAGTTTTTCTATTTTGTTCCAATAAAACACACCTTCTATACATCTATACAttgctttttttctttatataaaaaataaaagtattttgtTTCAATAAAACGTACCTGCTATTCTATACATCTATAGAtcgtttttttatataaaaataaaaggacGATGAAATTGACGTGACAACATTTCATACATTCTTGAGGCTATCCTTAATCCAAATCCcgttttaaactattttttcaAACTGAATCATTTTTTTCGTCCATTTAGCTGTATGAcccaatatttaattaaaatttcacTCAAAACACTTAATATTAATAGAACACTTTGACAACGAACCATCAATGCATTTACGCAAAGATGTTAAGTTTAAAGCAATTAACTCCGAAGTCTCGATGGCTTTTACACCAAGTCACCAATAGTGGCATGAAAAATCGACTGTGAAATAAGCATTTAATTTGACATGGTTTGTGCTTAACATGTGCAACATGACATAAACATCACTTTTCGTATCTAATTGCAAACCGCGCTTTGCATATTCAAAGAAATTGTGTTTATTTATCAATTCAATTTGCACACATCAATCAATAAAGATACATGTTTGATAAAAGTAGTCATAGTTGGTACTTATAACTTGTAGTTCTTAGCTTTTAGTGGAACTTTAGCTTTTAATCGAAGTTATTAGCTAGAGCGTTTATTTTTTAGAGATGTTTAATATGATAGTTGTAGCTGCAAGTAGGGACATAGCTAGAAAGTTTTTTGTATGGAggcaaactaaaatatttaagtGTATCCGGTTCTAACAAATAGTCTAGTCAaactatatttatctaaactaGAACTTGACGTGTTATGTACCGAGATATTACAATACTAATTCAGAGCTATACAtaagaagaaaacaaataaacaattaaattgaTGAAAACTTgttactatatatttattagaaatgcatttgtgaaaaaaaaaataaaatactttcgTGTCTTTCtactttaaaagaaaacaacaaaactagccgtatatatttttttgtgataTATTTACTTACATTACATTGTCATGCAATTTCTTGATtaacttaattatattataatattaatgtatgatttgtaaacaaaaataaatatgagaTAGGCAAGGGAAAAAATATGGAAGTGTTGTAGGCAAGGATTAAAAACACCATCTCTAATTTAATAGTAAGAGGAAGTCCACTGGGCTATAAGTGGGTATTGTTTCACTTATTCCTTTAAGTTATATATCTATGTAAGAATATCTTAAAAAAATACGTTACGCCTTTAAAACTTTATGGGGGCGGTTGTCCCCGTTGCCCCCATCGTATCTCCGCCCCTGGCTGCAAGTatttgaaaagttttataattgaaaactttaTTGAATTTAAAAGCTTTCAAAACATTACTTTAAATAACATTtcattttggattttttatttttttctttttaaataaaagttaaaactacTTATATCCAAACATATATTTTAGCATAATAGGAACTTGTCATTCATATGTACAAGTTAAAGTTCCAAAAAATTTCTTAATATGCACTTGCCAAATATGGCTTAAATCTTGTGAAATAATGCATTGCATCAATTTGAGTGGCATTCCATGTGTCAGATTATATGgcaattaatatatatgactTGGCACATAACTGAGTTGGACTGATATATTATCAAGTTATTTCAGTTGATTAATTAAGTTGGAGTACTTTAGTTTTTAAgttaaaatcaaaagtcaaattttaaaaataataaattatcatACTGAGCTTTAGTTAGTTTATTAATATTCTATCAAGAAAACAAAGATAATGATATTCTTGCAATAACATTTTATCCTAATTTTACCTTTAAATTGTAAACTATAAAAGTGACTAAAATGTAATGTAGAATTTTCGATAAAaatctattttataaaatataaggaGTGAGACTTTAACCCTCATAAGAACTCTAGTTTGTAATCTCGTTACAAAGTAAAAGTTGAAAACTAATGAGAATTGATCAGTAAAATGAAAAATCATGAAGTAGTATTAAAAATGTATCTATGCAATATATGGTGGTGGTTAATTTTCGAGGAGCGTAAGCCCACCAggctaaaaaaagtcaaacctcGACCAAgtagtattagcggcgacgtcgccgttaaTACTGTGGGCCCCCATGTCCTtaatggtaaatctggcagAGAAAATAACGGGCCCCCTCTCAATGTCAGAGTATTAACAGTGACGTCGCCGTAAATATCTTGTTCGGGTTGACTTttgcctggtggtgttaccatgtgccttaatttttttctttaatcagTTTATGTAAGCTTTTGTAAATTTAATATAGTACATATGTCAAAAAATAATGATGTCTATCAGACGGCTCGCCGACCGTTAGATTCTAAATTTATCtatcatacatatatttagAAATGTGTTTGTTATTATTGATGGACTATTTATCCATAACTAatacgttacccgcgcaatgcggcggtgatcaTGACGGCGACAATGTGATGACAGGTGTAACGGTTGGTGGCAGATGAGGCGTCGATTGGtgtagattattaatataaagggttattggagatattttaaaagataaaagattgatagtgtaacgtaatcattaatattaaggGTAGTATAACTGAATATATTTGAGTGGTAagcaaaaatattatatattttaagggtagtagattaaaatattacatggaagggcattttagacattttctcatgtaactttcaacatgaaggtattttctttaatatgtactagcatggtacccgcgcaaatgcggcggcggtggtcaCAATGCGATGGTGACGGGCGGTGGTGGCGACTGACggtggtgacgacgagtagtgtgggctattatgtaaatctaattaatataatggttaacatagttattttaaaggttgaagGACTAATAgtatttttgtttcatttagagtGAGATTATATCTTATTTAGGAGGTATTATTTTAATGGAGGACAATTCTGACATTCCCcctgtaactttcaacagggggtctatttcttttttaataaagagtatagatagataatgtTTAATAAAAGGGAACCCTTTAttcgttttttaaaaaaataaataatatagattTTACTATTATGCTCTTGCAATCTTCCATTTATTTTACAAATAACACTAAACATACCTACCACTTTTTACTTGCCacgcattaaaaaaaaacaccctTTCCTCAATTTTCTTTCATCTCTATTGATTATCGACGTGTTGTTCATCTCAACAACCATCTACTACCACTGCCAtcaatcatcatcaccaccaccaccattatatATCATTGTCACGATTATCACCGTATCATGTGGGTTTCACCGTATCATGTGGGTTTCAATTTAGTTAAtgaaaattagtaaataaacattatttaaacaataagctaaaaatacaatatttaaATGTCGAGTATATGTGACTCGTTAGtatccaattttattaaaaggacacaattttcttgttcttttttagtataatttttttatgctATCATATTTATGactttttttgttataaacttTTCTATTTATGCTATCATATGTATAAAAGGATAATGATTTGTACATCACTAATTTTTAACTGTAGATCATCTTTTATCATATTTGATGATGTACAACTAAAATTTAATGGTGTATGGATCACGGCCCATATTGAAATTAGAGGGGTACTCGCACAATAAGATGACGGTGACATGTGGCGGCAACGACAACAATAAGAGTGTGGTTATTAATggaaaagtaattgatataaaaggggATGTGTAGTTATTCTAAGGGTTAAGAATGTATGTCGTAAATAAATCCATTAAGGGATAAACATATTAGGTGGAGATATTTCAGTTAGTGAACACCAGAAAAGTATCCGCACGATGCAACGGCGACCGGTGGTCGGCAGAAAGTGGTGGTGGCGACGACGATGGGTGATGAGGGCGACGAGTGATGTAGGTTATTGTTGTAAAAATGgaaatgtagttattttaggatTAAAAAGTAGATGTTGTGAAAATGATAGTGTGGTCATTTCAAGTAGATATTAAGGTATTTCAAGTAAAGATTTTTTaagataataaataaagatgagatattttgagattaTTAACTTTTAGTTAGAGAAAAATGAAAgcaagagaaaaaaatgagctAAGAATAAATAAGCCACTATCGAGAACTTAGAAAACCAAATGTAGGATATATGTAGAATCAAATGTGGTTAGATTAAAtagtttttttgaaaaagtgaattttacctcagacgcgtatgatgtgtgctaatcacacaacgaaagggtcccgcactaagcggatcctaaatagtctttctcaccataccacctcttttattgaaaaataccgtcgaggagaacctaccaaggctcgaactcgagaccttggaaTAAACTCCCCCTTACGAGTATGTTTATTCTATATAAACCCAACAATTGATGGTTATCTAATGTGGTTTTACATAAAATAAggcaaatattaaaataaaataaataaaataataagtttctcttcactgaaaattGTCGTACATCATGAAAATAATCgtgcataaaaatatatatagttgtgcttcgtgaatcttcgtgcatcaattttacaTGATTTAAGGGTCAATATcatgttctatttattttactttaatacttgttttacaataaccaacctaTATTTAATGGGTTAAGATCCTTTCAAGTTAGGAGTAACTTGAGGGTTAAAGTTAGatgatcttgaccattgatttaaaattaatggtcaagatttaaaatgataattgaatcttgataattaattttaatcaaatggtCAATAACCCTCCAAGTTTAACCCTCAAATTACTTTCTCACCCCtactatttaatatatatcttacTGTATAATTGAAATCGTATGCACAACACTCTCGATATAAAAAGATTGTTGATAGGTATAGTCTTATAAATAATCAAGTGATaacaataaaattttcatttatttctttctcaatttttcaaatcctattatttatattacttataataagttattaacataaaaatttcaaaaatttgagtttaggATCTGAAATCAAAGGATATttgccgtcatccactatgTTTACAAGATTTGATTTTAGAGtgattgtaaatattttaaggtaaatccaaaactctaactatgTATATGCGAATGAGtcaatttatagttttttttggggggatatggaaaaagagtatatattttgtgagtttataattatttaactGATGATGAGGTGAAGATGAAGGTATGATAGGAAGGGGGTAGTTTTTAAATGTGTCTTAGATAGGGAAAACTAATATGACAGTTAAAACAGTTAAAACGAGGTGATGACGACGTCAAAATAAGGAACGActttagaaaactaaaaataacttttttttaacaagtaaTTTAAATTAGTCACGGAACATTACCTCCTAATCATTTCACACCAAGtctatcaattaaaaaaaatcaatattgtttaaaaaactagctaatcaatccgggttcaacccgggccgtataattaaaaagttaaaacaaaaaatatatagaattatgTATGTAATCTAGGAGAGTTCTATGTATGTTTGGTTCAACCCTATTTGATTCTTTGGCTTGCTGTGAGGGGATTTAAGGGAAATCTTACACATATCGCTCGTAATTGTTGGATCCC
The sequence above is drawn from the Erigeron canadensis isolate Cc75 chromosome 4, C_canadensis_v1, whole genome shotgun sequence genome and encodes:
- the LOC122595313 gene encoding uncharacterized protein LOC122595313; translation: MDTSSYTLEDLTEEVRNRYTSKRDSTVFILFIDKYAVDQSFIMLDSNENFKGMLSMGEDEVTGEPYEDDDSDQCPSEESYHSRLSSDIEDDRLNYEGETYSNVKRNSTMKVYSRFSNVIDFRRALNHHAITNEFDYFIEKSEPTRFTARCINMECGWKIHASLMEDGITFQVQEHSCIRSNKAGNRRATQGWIANIVTDKLKSDGDVGVPDLMKWISKTYNVELPCHKVFRGKEQAYTDVYGKWEDSFVMIDDFKEELHARDPRSVVDIEFEKDGDKKRFLRFFISFAACSTGFLVGCRPNISLDACHLKGNFNGVLAAATAIDGNNSIFPVAYGVLESENTKSWTWFLELLERAIGTPNGLVISSDMQKGLEVAITQVYPNIEHRECIRHLYSNLKRHFHDDFFYFKLWGAAIAYCVNDHDRLLDEIDVVRKEAITYLNDNHNKIWSRCKFGTTSKCDYITNNISESFNSWVGDLRYRPVLDLLDAIREKLMKRFDKKRRNVKKWKGSLVPMAKNYVRTITKNLGEYAVSRSSDNRAEVTYKGKRWDVTLDEKKCSC